One part of the Roseomonas gilardii genome encodes these proteins:
- a CDS encoding lactate/malate family dehydrogenase, with amino-acid sequence MRKVGIIGAGLVGAAAGYLLAITPGVREIVLVDLDQARARSEAQDIAHAAAFGGTAQIRAGDYADLAGAQVVVITAGTSLKPGQTRLDLLSANVHVVSAVLERVLKVAPETVLLFATNPVDVMPAIAVRRFGVPRGRAIGTGCALDSARFRDRLAQHLGVSPGSVHANVLGEHGDSEVLHWSGAHVAGMPLTLFAEKLGHPIPPDVQATIAQEVRTSAYRIKEGKGVSNFGIGGCIARLTRALLNDEHVLFSVSTFMDEALGVPETCISLPHVLGAQGASAPLLPPLDAQENQELRHSAEVLRDAIRHGLAA; translated from the coding sequence ATGCGCAAGGTCGGGATCATCGGCGCCGGGCTGGTCGGCGCCGCGGCGGGCTATCTCCTCGCCATCACGCCTGGGGTGCGGGAGATCGTGCTGGTCGATCTCGACCAGGCCCGCGCGCGATCCGAGGCGCAGGACATCGCCCATGCCGCCGCCTTCGGCGGCACGGCGCAGATCCGCGCGGGGGACTATGCCGACCTCGCCGGGGCGCAGGTGGTGGTGATCACCGCCGGCACCAGCCTGAAGCCGGGGCAGACGCGGCTGGACCTGCTTTCCGCCAACGTGCATGTCGTCTCGGCGGTGCTGGAGCGGGTGCTGAAGGTGGCGCCGGAGACGGTGCTGCTCTTCGCCACCAACCCGGTGGACGTGATGCCCGCCATCGCGGTGCGGCGCTTCGGCGTGCCGCGGGGCCGCGCCATCGGCACGGGCTGCGCGCTGGATTCCGCCCGGTTCCGCGACCGGCTGGCACAGCACCTGGGCGTCTCGCCCGGTTCCGTCCATGCCAACGTCCTGGGCGAGCACGGCGATTCCGAGGTCCTGCACTGGAGCGGCGCGCATGTGGCCGGCATGCCGCTGACGCTCTTCGCCGAGAAGCTGGGCCATCCCATCCCGCCCGATGTGCAGGCCACCATCGCGCAGGAGGTCCGCACCTCCGCCTACCGCATCAAGGAAGGCAAGGGCGTGTCGAATTTCGGCATCGGCGGCTGCATCGCGCGCCTCACCCGCGCACTGCTGAACGACGAGCATGTGCTGTTCAGCGTCTCGACCTTCATGGACGAGGCGCTGGGCGTGCCGGAGACCTGCATCTCGCTGCCGCATGTCCTGGGCGCGCAGGGGGCCTCGGCGCCACTGCTGCCGCCGCTGGATGCGCAGGAGAACCAGGAGCTCCGCCACAGCGCCGAGGTTCTGCGCGACGCCATCCGGCACGGGCTGGCCGCCTGA
- a CDS encoding ABC transporter substrate-binding protein, giving the protein MDRKTTRLSRRAVLAIPSVALLSGGAFKAQAQGNSQGGSKGSSLSLAVAAPPTSLDPHYHTLSPNNMVAEHFFDKLVHKDAQSKLIPGLAESWRLVSDDTWEFKLRRGVKFSNGDDFTAEDVAATFARVPKVVNSPGPFSIYTRGAKSWEIVDPHTIRFKTDGVYPLLTQDFSQVYIISKSVGENVSTGDFNNGKAVIGTGPYKLVSFASDDRVVMVRNDGYWGDKPDWANVTYRFISKDGVRVAALLSNDVEVIDVVPPPDMPRLKGTPGVSFSEIPSLRCIYLKLDTAHDSSPYITDHSGQKLDKNPLRDLRVRQALSFAINRQAIVERVMQGAALPTGQMMPPGANGYVPDLAPPPFDPDRAKKLLAEAGYPNGFAIGLIGPNNRYVNDAQVIQAIGQMWQRVGIKTTVEALPFAVIAQRQSRNDLSALLIGWATGGEPSTALRSNLMTRNNEKGYGSTNFSGYSNAELDRLTEEGLRTADDEKREELFKQAMRVGMDDVGLVPLHMQKNIWALRGPLGYEARADEYTVAMNVERKK; this is encoded by the coding sequence TTGGACCGTAAAACCACCCGGCTGTCCCGCCGTGCCGTTCTCGCCATTCCGTCGGTTGCCCTGCTGAGCGGCGGTGCCTTCAAGGCGCAGGCTCAAGGCAATTCCCAGGGCGGTTCCAAGGGCAGTTCCCTGAGCCTCGCGGTCGCGGCGCCGCCCACCTCGCTGGACCCGCACTACCATACCCTGTCGCCCAACAATATGGTGGCGGAACATTTCTTCGATAAGCTGGTCCACAAGGACGCGCAGTCGAAGCTGATCCCGGGTCTCGCGGAATCCTGGCGCCTCGTTTCCGACGACACCTGGGAATTCAAGCTGCGCCGCGGCGTGAAGTTCAGCAACGGCGACGACTTCACGGCCGAGGATGTGGCCGCCACCTTCGCGCGCGTGCCGAAGGTCGTGAACAGCCCGGGGCCGTTCTCCATCTACACGCGCGGCGCCAAGTCCTGGGAGATCGTCGATCCCCACACCATCCGCTTCAAGACGGACGGCGTGTATCCGCTCCTGACGCAGGATTTCAGTCAGGTCTACATCATCAGCAAGAGCGTGGGAGAGAACGTTTCCACGGGCGACTTCAACAACGGCAAGGCCGTCATCGGCACCGGTCCCTACAAGCTGGTCTCCTTCGCCTCGGATGACCGCGTGGTGATGGTGCGCAACGACGGGTACTGGGGCGACAAGCCCGACTGGGCCAATGTCACCTATCGCTTCATCTCGAAGGACGGCGTCCGCGTGGCCGCGCTGCTGTCCAACGATGTCGAGGTGATCGACGTCGTGCCGCCGCCGGACATGCCGCGGCTGAAGGGCACCCCGGGCGTCAGCTTCTCCGAGATCCCGAGCCTGCGCTGCATCTATCTGAAGCTCGACACGGCGCATGATTCGTCCCCCTACATCACCGACCATTCCGGCCAGAAACTCGACAAGAACCCGCTGCGGGACCTGCGCGTCCGCCAGGCGCTCTCCTTCGCCATCAACCGGCAGGCGATCGTGGAACGCGTGATGCAGGGCGCCGCCCTGCCCACCGGGCAGATGATGCCGCCGGGCGCCAATGGCTACGTGCCGGACCTGGCGCCGCCGCCCTTCGATCCGGACCGGGCGAAGAAGCTGCTGGCCGAGGCCGGCTATCCCAACGGCTTCGCCATCGGCCTGATCGGCCCCAACAACCGCTATGTGAACGACGCGCAGGTCATCCAGGCCATCGGCCAGATGTGGCAGCGCGTCGGGATCAAGACGACGGTGGAGGCCCTGCCTTTCGCGGTGATCGCGCAGCGGCAGTCCCGCAACGACCTGTCCGCCCTGCTGATCGGCTGGGCCACCGGCGGCGAGCCCTCCACGGCGCTGCGCAGCAACCTGATGACGCGCAACAACGAGAAGGGCTACGGCAGCACGAATTTCAGCGGCTATTCCAATGCCGAGCTGGACCGGCTGACCGAGGAAGGGCTGCGCACGGCGGACGACGAGAAGCGCGAGGAGCTCTTCAAGCAGGCGATGCGGGTCGGCATGGACGATGTCGGCCTCGTCCCGCTGCACATGCAGAAGAACATCTGGGCGCTCCGCGGCCCGCTGGGCTACGAGGCGCGGGCCGACGAGTACACCGTGGCCATGAATGTGGAACGGAAGAAGTAG
- a CDS encoding OmpW/AlkL family protein translates to MNKTFRMVSAVAMAAGLMATPALAQQEPVRGKQAGDLVLGFGAIGVLPEKGGRVDAIGGKPDASNSASPQLDLSYFFTPYFSVNAIAATTRHDLSVRGSAIGDVDLGHAWILPPTVTAQFHPLPASRFSPYIGVGVNYSVFYGEGGSLSAPVNKVVVKNSWGWALNAGIDYELSPRWVINVDAKKLFLDPRVSVNSGAIMARADLDPWIVGAGIRYRF, encoded by the coding sequence ATGAACAAGACCTTTCGGATGGTTTCTGCGGTGGCGATGGCGGCGGGCCTGATGGCCACCCCGGCCCTGGCGCAGCAGGAGCCCGTGCGCGGCAAGCAGGCCGGCGACCTGGTTCTGGGCTTCGGCGCCATCGGCGTGCTGCCGGAGAAGGGCGGCCGCGTGGACGCGATCGGCGGCAAGCCGGATGCGAGCAACAGCGCCTCGCCACAGCTCGACCTGAGCTACTTCTTCACGCCCTATTTCTCCGTGAACGCGATCGCCGCCACCACCCGGCATGACCTGTCCGTGCGTGGCTCCGCCATCGGCGACGTGGATCTCGGCCATGCCTGGATCCTGCCGCCGACCGTGACGGCGCAGTTCCACCCGCTGCCGGCCTCGCGCTTCAGCCCCTATATCGGCGTCGGCGTGAACTACTCGGTCTTCTATGGCGAAGGCGGCAGCCTCTCCGCGCCGGTCAACAAGGTCGTGGTGAAGAATTCCTGGGGCTGGGCGCTGAATGCCGGCATCGACTACGAGCTGAGCCCGCGCTGGGTGATCAACGTCGATGCGAAGAAGCTCTTCCTCGACCCGCGTGTCTCGGTGAACAGCGGCGCCATCATGGCCCGCGCGGATCTCGATCCCTGGATCGTCGGCGCCGGCATCCGCTACCGCTTCTGA
- the hemN gene encoding oxygen-independent coproporphyrinogen III oxidase — protein MDGFIDMAQHPAQDHPQDRALLALAEARVPRYTSYPTAAQFGALEEDRYRDWLRQGVRPDDTLSLYVHVPFCRELCWYCACHTKPTRSAARIRAYAEALLAEVALLAEALPPHAGVSHLHLGGGTPSILGAEGLGALLATLRERFHIRPDAELAIELDPRLLDEPLADALAGMGFNRASLGVQDIAPEVQSRIGRPQPAEQVARAMEWLRAAGIPGINLDLMYGLPGQTIAHVEASARFAAWLRADRIAVFGYAHVPWMRPHQQAIDATLLPGVVARLGQAERAEAVLRQMGYEALGLDHFALPADPLTRAAREGSLRRNFQGYTTDRAPVLLGLGPSAIGSLPGGHAQNETDERRYREQVLAGHLPVVRGVAVTREDRQRAALIERLMCDFALDIDAQAESEPGMRAILDEGLQRMLPLCRNGLVRREGARLEVLPAGRRFVRQVAACFDAYLAPDAKRHSAAV, from the coding sequence GGCCCAGCACCCGGCTCAGGACCATCCCCAGGACCGCGCGCTGCTCGCGCTCGCGGAGGCCCGGGTGCCCCGCTACACCAGCTATCCCACCGCCGCGCAGTTCGGGGCGCTGGAGGAGGACCGCTACCGCGACTGGCTCCGCCAGGGCGTGCGGCCGGACGACACGCTGTCGCTCTACGTGCATGTGCCCTTCTGCCGGGAGCTCTGCTGGTACTGCGCCTGCCACACGAAGCCGACCCGCTCGGCGGCGCGCATCCGTGCCTATGCCGAGGCGCTGCTGGCCGAGGTCGCGCTGCTGGCGGAGGCGCTGCCGCCGCATGCCGGCGTGTCGCACCTGCATCTGGGCGGCGGCACCCCCTCGATCCTGGGCGCGGAAGGGCTGGGCGCCCTGCTGGCAACGCTGCGGGAGCGTTTCCACATCCGCCCGGACGCGGAGCTGGCGATCGAGCTCGATCCGCGCCTGCTGGACGAACCCCTGGCCGATGCCCTGGCTGGGATGGGCTTCAACCGGGCGAGCCTGGGCGTGCAGGACATCGCGCCGGAGGTCCAGTCCAGGATCGGCCGGCCGCAGCCGGCGGAACAGGTCGCGCGCGCGATGGAATGGCTGCGCGCGGCGGGGATTCCCGGCATCAACCTGGACCTGATGTACGGCCTGCCGGGGCAGACCATCGCACATGTGGAGGCCAGCGCCCGCTTCGCCGCCTGGCTTCGTGCCGACCGGATCGCGGTCTTCGGCTATGCCCATGTGCCCTGGATGCGGCCACACCAGCAGGCGATCGACGCCACGCTGCTGCCCGGCGTGGTCGCGCGGCTGGGGCAGGCGGAACGCGCCGAGGCGGTGCTGCGGCAGATGGGCTACGAGGCGCTCGGCCTGGACCATTTCGCGCTGCCCGCGGACCCGCTCACCCGGGCGGCCCGGGAGGGCAGCCTGCGCCGCAACTTCCAGGGCTACACCACCGACCGCGCGCCGGTGCTGCTGGGCCTCGGCCCTTCCGCGATCGGCAGCCTGCCGGGCGGCCACGCGCAGAACGAGACGGATGAGCGGCGCTATCGCGAGCAGGTTCTCGCCGGCCATCTACCGGTCGTGCGCGGCGTGGCGGTGACGCGGGAGGACAGGCAGCGCGCCGCGCTGATCGAGCGGCTGATGTGCGACTTCGCGCTCGACATCGACGCGCAGGCGGAGTCGGAGCCGGGGATGCGCGCCATCCTCGACGAGGGGCTGCAGCGGATGCTGCCGCTCTGCCGCAACGGGCTGGTGCGGCGCGAGGGCGCGCGTCTGGAGGTGCTGCCCGCCGGCCGGCGCTTCGTGCGGCAGGTCGCGGCCTGCTTCGATGCGTATCTCGCGCCCGATGCGAAGCGGCATTCCGCCGCGGTGTGA